The following coding sequences lie in one Aythya fuligula isolate bAytFul2 chromosome 17, bAytFul2.pri, whole genome shotgun sequence genomic window:
- the TSSK2 gene encoding testis-specific serine/threonine-protein kinase 2, whose product MDDAAVLERKGYSLSATLGEGSYGKVKSAYCNKLKCNVAVKIIDKRKTPRDFLERFLPREIAALKRLHHPSIIKTYEIFETSNGKVYIIMELGVKGDLLDYIKITGAMKEDFARLKFQQLASAIKHCHDSDLAHRDLKCENILLDKDLNVKLSDFGFSKPLSRDENGRTILSKTFCGSAAYAAPEVLQGIPCDPKISDIWSLGVILYTMVYALMPFDDSNVRKMIYIQKQHRIPFPKSKYLTTECKDLIYHLLQPDVSQRLCIDEVLKHSWLQTPKSQIPTSPSAAETGECSQNLHDKKPEHKQEAKTHPAEHEGQKENGSS is encoded by the coding sequence ATGGACGATGCTGCGGTGCTTGAAAGGAAAGGTTACAGCCTGAGCGCCACGCTGGGAGAGGGCTCGTACGGCAAGGTGAAGTCAGCCTACTGCAACAAGTTGAAATGCAACGTGGCCGTAAAGATAATCGACAAGAGGAAAACTCCCCGGGACTTCCTGGAGAGATTTCTGCCCAGGGAAATAGCTGCTCTGAAACGCCTGCACCACCCATCGATCATCAAAACCTATGAGATCTTTGAGACATCAAATGGGAAAGTGTACATCATCATGGAGCTGGGGGTGAAGGGAGACCTCCTGGACTACATCAAGATCACGGGAGCCATGAAGGAGGACTTTGCTCGTTTAAAGttccagcagctggcttctgCCATCAAGCACTGCCATGACTCAGACCTTGCTCACAGGGACCTGAAATGTGAGAACATCCTTCTCGACAAAGACCTAAATGTCAAGTTGTCAGACTTTGGCTTTTCCAAACCCTTGTCTCGGGATGAAAATGGGAGAACTATTCTCAGTAAAACCTTCTGTGGGTCTGCTGCATACGCAGCCCCTGAAGTGCTGCAGGGCATTCCTTGCGACCCCAAGATTTCTGACATATGGAGCCTGGGCGTCATCCTCTATACAATGGTCTACGCATTAATGCCCTTTGATGATTCCAATGTTAGAAAAATGATCTATATTCAGAAACAACACAGGATTCCCTTCCCCAAGTCAAAATACCTGACTACAGAGTGCAAGGACCTTATTTACCACTTGCTCCAGCCCGATGTATCTCAGAGGCTGTGTATAGATGAAGTTCTGAAACACTCATGGTTGCAGACTCCAAAATCCCAAATCCCAACCTCTCCGTCAGCTGCAGAAACTGGTGAGTGTTCCCAAAACCTGCATGACAAAAAGCCTGAGCACAAACAGGAAGCCAAAACCCACCCTGCAGAACatgaaggacagaaggaaaacgGATCCTCTTAA